In Alkalihalobacterium alkalinitrilicum, a genomic segment contains:
- a CDS encoding polysaccharide deacetylase family protein, translating to MRKFTALLFCLFVINMGCSTGSMENENVLNDDETESIVSEVVESKGEDEIEEVEVDNEERSDEIEVAAVPKYKLNPTNFLIQPREEGVNEKVVLLTIDDAPDQYGVKMAEILHDLDVNAIFFMNGIFINKGSGKEQLKQIHELGFEIGNHTMTHKNLSELSPEEQRKEIIDLNDLIEEITGERPRFFRAPYGANTDVSKQVVEAEGMQWMNWTYGYDYFPEYMDAESLAEQMVNSELLMNGANLLMHDRKWTMEALRDIVKGLKDKGFDIVDPKEIK from the coding sequence ATGAGAAAGTTCACTGCTTTATTATTTTGTCTATTCGTAATTAATATGGGTTGCAGCACTGGAAGTATGGAAAATGAAAATGTTTTAAATGACGATGAAACAGAATCCATCGTTAGTGAAGTCGTTGAGAGTAAGGGTGAAGATGAAATTGAGGAAGTGGAAGTTGATAATGAAGAACGTTCAGATGAAATAGAGGTGGCAGCTGTACCGAAATATAAATTGAATCCAACTAACTTTCTTATTCAGCCAAGGGAGGAAGGTGTTAATGAAAAGGTTGTTCTGTTAACGATAGATGATGCTCCTGATCAATATGGGGTAAAAATGGCTGAAATTCTTCACGATTTAGACGTGAATGCAATCTTTTTTATGAATGGTATATTCATTAATAAAGGTTCAGGTAAGGAGCAGTTGAAACAAATTCATGAATTAGGTTTTGAAATCGGTAACCATACGATGACTCATAAAAATTTAAGTGAACTTTCTCCAGAAGAGCAAAGAAAAGAGATCATCGATCTAAATGATCTTATTGAAGAAATTACAGGAGAGCGCCCACGTTTTTTTAGAGCACCCTATGGAGCAAATACAGATGTATCGAAACAAGTCGTTGAAGCAGAAGGAATGCAATGGATGAATTGGACGTATGGTTACGATTATTTTCCTGAATATATGGATGCTGAAAGTCTTGCAGAACAGATGGTCAATTCGGAATTGTTGATGAATGGAGCTAATTTGTTAATGCACGATCGAAAATGGACGATGGAAGCCTTAAGAGATATTGTAAAAGGTCTAAAAGATAAAGGATTTGATATCGTCGATCCAAAAGAAATTAAGTGA